A genomic window from Aquitalea aquatilis includes:
- the lapB gene encoding lipopolysaccharide assembly protein LapB: MELDLWWLLLFPAFFGLGWLAARVDMRTVLKQAKSVPTGFFRGLDALVDDKTDIAARALAEVSRQQGSAPELQLTLGKLYRKRGENDRAIRLHQRMLESSDLPAEQRDIVRNELAQDFRKAGLVDRAEEILLKLLGGNMALAARRQLLDIYQQDRDWKKAIETAKELRSDAHSFQHEVAQFFCELAQGELYRSNYPAARTLVAEAMQANRKCVRASLILGDIEFAEGKIEAAIAAWQNIEKQNYEYLSMAAERLFDAYEKLDKPQEGIALLQGYQKTFPQLELTDLLYQKLSAYEGEERALEVARQSVHARPNLMGVYRLIEAQMDELSPEGRMDAEVARALIQKHAARLTVHRCKCCNFRSRAFFWHCPACGEWESFTPNRSETH, translated from the coding sequence TTGGAACTGGATTTGTGGTGGCTGCTGCTATTCCCGGCCTTCTTCGGTCTGGGCTGGCTGGCTGCGCGGGTAGACATGCGCACCGTATTGAAGCAGGCCAAGTCGGTTCCCACCGGCTTTTTCCGTGGTCTGGATGCTCTCGTTGATGACAAGACCGACATCGCGGCGCGGGCTTTGGCCGAGGTATCGCGCCAGCAGGGTTCCGCACCGGAACTGCAACTGACGCTGGGCAAGCTGTATCGCAAACGCGGCGAGAACGACCGCGCCATTCGTCTGCATCAGCGCATGCTGGAATCGTCCGACCTGCCTGCCGAACAGCGTGACATCGTGCGCAACGAACTTGCACAGGATTTTCGCAAGGCTGGTCTGGTGGATAGGGCCGAAGAAATCTTGCTGAAACTGTTGGGCGGCAATATGGCGTTGGCAGCGCGACGCCAGTTGCTGGATATCTACCAGCAGGATCGCGACTGGAAAAAAGCGATTGAAACCGCCAAGGAGCTGCGCAGCGACGCCCACTCTTTTCAGCATGAAGTGGCACAGTTTTTCTGCGAACTGGCTCAGGGCGAGCTGTACCGTTCCAATTATCCGGCCGCCCGCACCCTGGTGGCCGAGGCCATGCAGGCCAATCGCAAATGTGTGCGCGCCAGCCTGATTCTGGGCGATATCGAATTTGCCGAAGGCAAAATCGAAGCCGCCATTGCGGCATGGCAAAACATCGAGAAACAGAATTACGAATACTTGTCGATGGCGGCAGAACGCTTGTTCGACGCCTACGAGAAGCTGGACAAGCCGCAAGAGGGCATTGCCCTGTTGCAGGGCTACCAGAAGACTTTCCCGCAACTCGAGCTGACCGACCTGTTGTATCAGAAGCTGTCGGCCTACGAGGGCGAGGAGCGGGCGCTGGAAGTGGCCCGTCAGTCGGTACATGCCCGTCCCAATCTGATGGGCGTTTACCGCCTGATCGAAGCGCAGATGGACGAGCTGTCGCCAGAAGGGCGGATGGATGCCGAAGTGGCCCGCGCCCTGATCCAGAAACATGCAGCGCGCCTGACAGTGCACCGCTGCAAGTGTTGCAATTTCCGCTCGCGGGCCTTCTTCTGGCATTGCCCCGCCTGCGGCGAGTGGGAAAGCTTTACGCCCAACCGCTCGGAAACTCATTGA
- the rpsA gene encoding 30S ribosomal protein S1, whose amino-acid sequence MTTLSMENFAQLFEESLTLHDMRVGEVITAEVVAVDSNFVTVNAGLKSESLIPAEEFKNDEGVVEVAIGDFVTVAIDALENGFGETKLSREKAKRLAAWVELEEALETGKILSGLISGKVKGGLTVMVNGIRAFLPGSLVDVRPVKDTTPYENKNIEFKVIKLDRKRNNVVVSRRSVLEETLGEERKALLETLKEGAVIKGIVKNITDYGAFVDLGGIDGLLHITDLAWRRVKHPSEVLAVGDEVEAKVLKFDQEKNRVSLGLKQLGEDPWVGLSRRYPASTRLFGKVTNLTDYGAFVEIEQGIEGLVHVSEMDWTNKNVHPSKVVQVGDEVEVMILEIDEDRRRISLGMKQCLANPWNEFADNFHKGDKLKGAIKSITDFGVFVGLPGGIDGLVHLSDLSWNETGEDAVRKFKKGDEVEAVVLSIDVEKERISLGIKQLEGDPFNNYVAMNDKGALVKGTVKAVDAKGAVISLDMDVEGYLRASELSRDRVEDARTLLKDGEEVEAVIIAVDRKSRNISLSIKAKDAQEDSTAMKNLSVDSASAGTTNLGALLKAKLSGSNE is encoded by the coding sequence ATGACTACCCTCTCTATGGAAAACTTTGCCCAGCTGTTCGAAGAAAGCCTGACCCTTCACGACATGCGCGTGGGCGAGGTGATCACTGCCGAAGTCGTTGCAGTTGATTCCAACTTCGTAACTGTAAATGCCGGCCTGAAATCTGAATCCCTGATTCCGGCCGAAGAATTCAAGAACGACGAAGGCGTTGTTGAAGTTGCCATCGGCGACTTCGTGACTGTTGCCATCGACGCGCTGGAAAACGGCTTTGGCGAAACCAAGCTGTCCCGTGAAAAAGCCAAGCGTCTGGCTGCATGGGTTGAGCTGGAAGAAGCGCTGGAAACCGGCAAGATCCTGTCCGGCTTGATCAGCGGCAAGGTCAAGGGTGGCCTGACTGTTATGGTCAACGGCATCCGCGCCTTCCTGCCGGGTTCCCTGGTTGACGTGCGTCCGGTGAAAGACACCACCCCGTACGAAAACAAGAACATCGAATTCAAGGTTATCAAGCTGGACCGCAAGCGTAACAACGTGGTTGTTTCGCGTCGTTCGGTTCTGGAAGAAACCCTGGGCGAAGAGCGCAAGGCTCTGCTGGAAACCCTGAAAGAGGGCGCCGTTATCAAGGGTATCGTCAAGAACATCACCGACTACGGTGCGTTTGTTGACCTGGGCGGTATCGACGGCCTGCTGCACATCACCGACCTGGCATGGCGTCGTGTGAAGCACCCGTCCGAAGTTCTGGCTGTTGGCGACGAAGTCGAAGCCAAGGTCCTGAAGTTCGACCAAGAGAAGAACCGTGTATCCCTGGGTCTGAAGCAACTGGGCGAAGATCCGTGGGTTGGTCTGTCCCGTCGCTACCCGGCCAGCACCCGTCTGTTCGGCAAGGTAACCAACCTGACCGACTACGGCGCCTTCGTTGAAATCGAACAAGGCATCGAAGGTCTGGTACACGTGTCCGAAATGGACTGGACCAACAAGAACGTACACCCGTCCAAGGTTGTTCAGGTTGGTGATGAAGTTGAAGTCATGATCCTGGAAATCGACGAAGACCGTCGTCGTATCTCCTTGGGCATGAAGCAGTGCCTGGCCAACCCGTGGAACGAGTTTGCTGACAACTTCCACAAGGGTGACAAGCTGAAGGGCGCCATCAAGTCGATCACCGACTTCGGTGTGTTCGTTGGCCTGCCGGGCGGTATCGACGGCCTGGTTCACCTGTCCGACCTGTCCTGGAACGAAACCGGCGAAGATGCCGTGCGCAAGTTCAAGAAGGGTGACGAGGTTGAAGCCGTTGTTCTGTCCATCGACGTGGAAAAAGAACGCATCTCCCTGGGCATCAAGCAACTGGAAGGTGATCCGTTCAACAACTACGTTGCCATGAACGACAAGGGCGCTCTGGTCAAGGGTACCGTGAAGGCTGTTGATGCCAAGGGTGCAGTTATCTCCCTGGACATGGACGTTGAAGGCTACCTGCGTGCTTCCGAGCTGTCCCGTGACCGCGTGGAAGATGCCCGTACCCTGCTGAAAGATGGCGAAGAAGTGGAAGCCGTGATCATTGCCGTGGATCGCAAGTCCCGCAATATCAGCCTGTCCATCAAGGCCAAGGATGCTCAGGAAGACAGCACCGCCATGAAGAACCTGTCGGTTGACAGCGCTTCGGCTGGTACTACCAACCTGGGTGCTCTGTTGAAGGCCAAGCTGTCCGGCTCCAACGAGTAA
- a CDS encoding cytochrome b: MLKNSQHSYGRLARAFHWLGALAVIAALAFIEFKDIAPKGSPLRDFLKSGHFQAGVIVLLLVLPRLLWRLANRVPDITPAPQPAAMLLAHAAHWLLYGLMIALPLLGIAIVQGNGKDVVLLGSTLPILFNVGKETARNLKEIHEALGNMLLWLAIFHAAAAVWHHRFVKDDTLTRLTGPLRP; the protein is encoded by the coding sequence ATGCTAAAAAATTCACAACACAGTTACGGCCGTCTGGCCCGTGCCTTTCACTGGCTGGGCGCGCTGGCAGTCATCGCGGCACTGGCCTTTATCGAATTCAAGGACATCGCCCCCAAGGGCAGCCCCTTGCGTGACTTTCTGAAGTCCGGCCACTTCCAGGCTGGCGTCATTGTCCTGTTGCTGGTCCTGCCGCGCCTGCTGTGGCGACTGGCCAACCGTGTGCCGGATATCACCCCGGCACCGCAACCGGCGGCCATGCTGCTGGCGCATGCCGCACACTGGCTGCTGTATGGCCTGATGATCGCACTGCCGCTGCTGGGCATCGCCATCGTGCAGGGTAATGGCAAGGACGTGGTGCTGCTGGGCAGCACCTTGCCGATCTTGTTCAACGTCGGCAAGGAAACCGCCCGCAACCTGAAAGAAATTCACGAAGCGCTGGGCAATATGTTGCTATGGCTGGCCATCTTCCATGCCGCAGCCGCCGTATGGCACCACCGCTTCGTCAAGGATGACACCCTTACCCGCCTGACCGGGCCGCTGCGTCCCTGA
- a CDS encoding integration host factor subunit beta: MTKSELIARLAERLAERNSQLVYKDAELAVKTILDAMASNLAQGSRIEIRGFGSFDLNYRPPRVGRNPKSGSSVSVPEKYVPHFKAGKELRERVDLSLLEQTQA; the protein is encoded by the coding sequence ATGACCAAGTCTGAGCTGATCGCGCGGCTGGCAGAACGTCTTGCCGAGCGCAATTCTCAGTTGGTCTACAAAGATGCTGAGCTGGCTGTCAAAACCATTCTGGATGCGATGGCCAGCAACCTGGCACAGGGTAGCCGCATTGAAATCCGCGGCTTCGGTAGCTTCGACCTGAACTACCGTCCGCCCCGTGTGGGCCGTAACCCGAAATCAGGTAGCAGTGTCTCGGTTCCTGAGAAATATGTGCCGCATTTCAAGGCCGGCAAGGAATTGCGCGAACGGGTGGATCTGTCCCTGCTGGAGCAGACCCAGGCCTGA
- the pyrF gene encoding orotidine-5'-phosphate decarboxylase, with product MNPLIAAGQDLQPASPVVVALDFADAPSALDFAARLDPQQCRLKVGKELFTSTGRGLVESLAARGFQVFLDLKFHDIPNTVAHACKAAAEAGVWMVNVHASGGRRMMEAAREGLAQYSQRPLLIAVTVLTSMEAADLAEIGISASPQEHVLRLATLTRDCGLDGVVCSAQEAPMLKAALGKAFQLVTPGIRLADSAADDQRRVMTPVAALEAGADYLVIGRPITRADVPLDVLRKINRDIALYRAEQA from the coding sequence ATGAATCCGCTAATTGCCGCCGGTCAGGACCTGCAACCGGCATCTCCTGTCGTCGTGGCGCTGGATTTTGCCGATGCGCCGTCGGCCCTTGACTTTGCAGCCCGCCTCGACCCGCAACAATGCCGGCTCAAAGTGGGCAAGGAATTGTTTACCTCGACCGGGCGCGGCCTGGTGGAAAGCCTCGCCGCGCGAGGCTTTCAGGTATTTCTTGATCTGAAATTCCATGATATTCCCAATACCGTGGCTCATGCCTGCAAGGCTGCGGCCGAGGCCGGCGTGTGGATGGTGAATGTGCATGCCTCCGGTGGCCGCCGCATGATGGAAGCGGCACGCGAGGGCCTGGCACAATACAGTCAGCGTCCGCTGCTGATTGCTGTGACCGTGCTCACCAGCATGGAAGCGGCTGATCTGGCTGAAATCGGCATTAGCGCCTCGCCGCAGGAGCATGTATTGCGGCTGGCGACACTGACCCGTGATTGCGGTCTGGATGGCGTGGTGTGCTCGGCACAGGAAGCGCCCATGCTCAAGGCCGCGCTGGGCAAGGCATTCCAGCTGGTTACCCCGGGTATCCGCCTGGCTGATAGCGCTGCCGACGATCAGCGCCGGGTGATGACCCCGGTGGCAGCATTGGAGGCCGGTGCCGATTATCTGGTGATCGGTCGCCCCATCACCCGTGCCGATGTGCCGCTGGATGTGCTGCGCAAGATCAACCGCGATATCGCGCTTTACCGGGCAGAACAGGCATGA
- a CDS encoding UDP-glucose dehydrogenase family protein: protein MKITVVGSGYVGLVTGTCLAEVGNHVLCLDVDPAKIATLQQGGIPIYEPGLDDMVRRNVEAGRLSFTTDIPAAVAFGEVQFIAVGTPPDEDGSADLQYVLAAARNIGLYMSEPKVVVDKSTVPVGTADKVKAQIAATLAERGADIAYSVVSNPEFLKEGAAIEDFMKPDRIVVGAEDERAIELMRRLYAPFQRNHDRILFMDVRSAELTKYAANAMLATRISFMNELANLAEDLGADIELVRRGIGSDPRIGYHFLYPGAGYGGSCFPKDVKALVASGREQGHAMRVLTAVEEANEAQKRRLVDKLVKRFGDDLTGHHFALWGLAFKPNTDDMREASSRVIIAELIRRGATVAAYDPVAADEARRVMGDLPGLRFADDMMSALHGADALLVVTEWKMFRAPDFDAIKASLKHPVILDGRNMYDPAWLRELGFDYQAIGR, encoded by the coding sequence ATGAAAATTACCGTTGTCGGTTCCGGCTATGTTGGTCTGGTGACCGGTACCTGCCTTGCCGAAGTGGGCAACCATGTGCTGTGTCTGGATGTAGACCCGGCCAAGATTGCCACTTTGCAACAAGGTGGCATTCCCATTTACGAACCCGGTCTGGACGACATGGTGCGGCGCAATGTCGAGGCCGGCCGTCTGTCGTTCACCACGGACATCCCCGCCGCCGTTGCCTTTGGCGAAGTGCAGTTCATCGCCGTGGGCACCCCGCCGGATGAAGATGGCTCCGCCGACCTGCAATACGTGCTGGCGGCCGCCCGCAATATCGGCCTCTACATGAGCGAGCCCAAGGTGGTGGTGGATAAATCCACCGTACCGGTTGGCACGGCCGACAAGGTCAAGGCGCAGATCGCCGCCACCCTGGCGGAGCGCGGTGCCGACATCGCCTACAGCGTGGTGTCCAACCCGGAGTTTCTGAAAGAAGGCGCGGCGATCGAGGACTTCATGAAGCCCGACCGCATCGTGGTCGGTGCTGAAGATGAGCGTGCCATCGAGCTGATGCGCCGCCTGTACGCACCATTCCAGCGTAATCACGACCGCATCCTGTTCATGGATGTACGCTCGGCCGAACTGACCAAATACGCCGCCAACGCCATGCTGGCTACCCGTATTTCCTTCATGAACGAGCTGGCCAATCTGGCTGAAGATCTGGGTGCCGACATCGAGCTGGTGCGGCGCGGTATCGGTTCCGATCCGCGCATCGGCTATCACTTTCTGTATCCGGGGGCCGGTTATGGTGGCTCCTGCTTCCCGAAAGACGTCAAGGCACTGGTGGCCAGCGGTCGCGAACAGGGCCACGCCATGCGTGTACTGACGGCTGTGGAAGAGGCCAACGAGGCACAAAAACGCCGGCTGGTGGACAAGCTGGTCAAGCGTTTTGGCGATGACCTCACGGGTCACCATTTTGCGCTGTGGGGCCTGGCCTTCAAGCCGAATACCGACGATATGCGTGAGGCTTCCAGCCGCGTCATCATCGCCGAACTGATCCGCCGTGGCGCAACGGTTGCCGCCTATGATCCGGTCGCTGCCGATGAAGCGCGCCGCGTCATGGGTGATCTGCCGGGGCTGCGTTTTGCCGACGACATGATGTCTGCCCTGCATGGGGCGGATGCCTTGCTGGTGGTCACCGAATGGAAGATGTTCCGCGCGCCGGACTTCGACGCCATCAAGGCCAGCCTCAAGCATCCGGTGATTCTGGATGGCCGCAATATGTATGATCCGGCCTGGCTGCGCGAGCTGGGCTTCGACTATCAGGCGATAGGACGCTAA
- a CDS encoding LapA family protein — protein sequence MRYIVRIIELALLVFLIAVTVQNSHMVEFKLFFGQSWSAPLIVFLLVFFVAGAAVGLLATFSYYLRMRKELSQLKKELRNRPPSSKVAVDPSDALAD from the coding sequence ATGCGCTACATCGTGCGTATCATCGAATTGGCCCTGCTGGTTTTCCTGATTGCCGTCACCGTGCAAAACAGCCACATGGTCGAGTTCAAGCTGTTCTTCGGCCAGTCCTGGTCGGCACCGCTGATTGTCTTCCTGCTGGTGTTCTTTGTTGCAGGCGCTGCTGTCGGATTGCTGGCCACCTTCTCCTACTATCTGCGCATGCGCAAGGAGCTGTCCCAGCTCAAGAAGGAATTGCGTAACCGTCCGCCCAGCAGCAAGGTCGCCGTCGATCCCAGCGACGCACTGGCCGACTAG
- a CDS encoding MFS transporter, translating into MNAYPVLLQAHPECRPWQVRLFGLTLGLVTGADFVAVSMMGVAGGAIQGGVSAAPQEYLWALTSFAVGAVLVNLLLGRFATLISYRRYTQWALLLFMAGSVGCALAEGIASLALARLFQGLGGGGLFTASRILLQLVAQPRERKPLMYGFLLGLFSLAGISPWLSALLVEDWGWQAIFWLQAAFVPVLLLLVRLSYPRHAGAPTRMQAGELDWVAVAAVGLGALLVLHTLEDLRFLRLAARPGMWLALLGGTLLLGLAWRRSHTHPDPWLQLHALLRRRYLMGLAFYALYYLCNGIWSYLLSTLLQRGLGFDFVTTGRVISLGGMVTVAMALVYLYASRWLTRRHHLLAIGFALLALCCLWLAQAAMPGAALANLLPAILLHGLVPILSVLQIAAMTYAEVQVEDFAHAYQLKNIMRELAGALGTGLATLQLQAGEAEARLSLLGRLDGVTLRQWEGGADAASLAQLSTQVTQQAVLIASDHALLSLAALAGLALLLSLWQRDLR; encoded by the coding sequence ATGAATGCATACCCCGTGCTGTTGCAAGCCCATCCCGAATGCCGTCCATGGCAGGTGAGATTGTTTGGCCTGACGCTGGGCCTGGTCACCGGGGCCGACTTTGTCGCCGTCAGCATGATGGGGGTGGCCGGTGGCGCGATTCAGGGCGGGGTGTCGGCGGCTCCGCAGGAATATCTGTGGGCGCTGACCAGCTTTGCCGTGGGGGCGGTGCTGGTCAATCTGTTGCTGGGGCGGTTTGCCACCCTGATCAGTTATCGCCGCTATACCCAGTGGGCATTGTTGCTGTTCATGGCTGGCAGTGTGGGCTGTGCCCTGGCCGAGGGCATTGCCAGCCTGGCGCTGGCGCGGCTGTTTCAGGGTTTGGGCGGCGGCGGGTTGTTTACCGCCTCGCGCATTCTGCTGCAGCTGGTGGCTCAGCCAAGAGAACGCAAGCCCTTGATGTACGGTTTTCTGCTGGGTCTGTTCAGCCTGGCTGGCATCTCGCCCTGGTTGTCTGCCCTGTTGGTGGAAGACTGGGGCTGGCAGGCCATTTTCTGGTTGCAGGCGGCGTTTGTGCCGGTATTGCTGCTGCTGGTGCGGCTGAGCTATCCACGCCATGCCGGAGCGCCGACCCGCATGCAGGCTGGCGAACTAGACTGGGTTGCGGTGGCGGCTGTGGGCTTAGGGGCCTTGCTGGTCTTGCATACGCTGGAGGATTTGCGCTTTTTGCGCTTGGCGGCCCGGCCCGGCATGTGGCTGGCCTTGCTGGGTGGTACATTGTTGCTGGGGCTGGCCTGGCGGCGCAGTCACACCCATCCCGACCCCTGGTTGCAACTGCATGCGCTATTGCGCCGCCGCTATCTGATGGGGCTGGCCTTCTATGCCCTGTATTACCTGTGTAACGGTATCTGGTCCTACCTCTTGTCCACCTTGCTGCAGCGCGGGCTGGGCTTTGATTTTGTCACGACCGGCAGGGTCATCAGCCTGGGTGGCATGGTGACGGTCGCGATGGCGCTGGTCTATCTGTATGCCAGCCGCTGGCTGACCCGCCGTCACCATCTACTGGCCATTGGCTTTGCCTTGCTGGCGCTGTGTTGTCTGTGGCTGGCGCAGGCGGCCATGCCGGGGGCGGCGCTGGCCAATCTGTTGCCGGCCATTCTGCTGCATGGGCTGGTGCCGATCTTGTCGGTCTTGCAGATTGCCGCCATGACTTATGCCGAGGTGCAGGTCGAAGACTTTGCCCATGCCTATCAACTGAAAAACATCATGCGTGAGCTGGCGGGGGCCTTGGGAACCGGTCTGGCCACCCTGCAGCTGCAAGCCGGCGAGGCCGAGGCGCGGCTGTCGCTGCTCGGCCGGCTGGATGGGGTGACGTTGCGGCAGTGGGAGGGAGGGGCGGATGCGGCGAGTCTTGCGCAGTTGTCGACGCAAGTCACCCAGCAGGCGGTATTGATCGCCAGTGATCATGCCTTGCTATCATTGGCTGCGCTGGCTGGCTTGGCGCTGCTGCTATCGCTGTGGCAGCGCGATCTGCGCTGA
- the aroA gene encoding 3-phosphoshikimate 1-carboxyvinyltransferase, with the protein MEQLRLTPTPHLAGTIKLPGSKSISNRTLLLAALSSGTTLVRDLLDSDDIRHMLAALGLLGVSVEQLGNSRDFRVQGVGGEFPVKSADLFLGNAGTAFRPLTAALALMQGNYQLSGVARMHERPIGDLVDALRAAGAEISYQGNPGYPPLAIAPASLRAGEVIPVKGNVSSQFLTALLMALPLTGETVTIEVVGELISKPYIEITLNLMARFGVRVERQGWQRFVIPGGQHYISPGEVHVEGDASSASYFLAAGALAGGPVRVEGVGNNSIQGDVKFADTLHQMGVAITMGDNWIEAAASGKLKAIDVDLNHIPDAAMTIAIAALAADGTTTLRNIESWRVKETDRLSAMATELRKVGAIVEEGQDYIRITPPASLTADAEIDTYDDHRMAMCFSLVSLLGVPVIINDPKCVAKTFPDYFDVLATLTA; encoded by the coding sequence ATGGAACAGCTCCGCCTTACTCCGACTCCGCACCTTGCCGGCACCATCAAGCTGCCCGGCTCCAAAAGCATTTCCAACCGCACCCTGCTACTGGCTGCGCTGTCCAGCGGCACGACGCTGGTGCGTGACCTGCTGGATTCGGATGACATCCGCCACATGCTGGCCGCACTGGGCCTGCTTGGCGTAAGCGTTGAGCAGCTGGGCAATAGCCGTGACTTCCGGGTACAAGGCGTGGGTGGTGAGTTTCCGGTCAAAAGCGCCGACCTGTTTCTGGGCAATGCCGGCACCGCCTTTCGCCCGCTGACCGCCGCATTGGCGCTGATGCAGGGTAATTACCAGTTGTCTGGCGTGGCCCGCATGCATGAACGGCCGATTGGCGATCTGGTGGACGCCTTGCGCGCTGCCGGTGCCGAAATCAGCTATCAGGGCAATCCCGGCTATCCGCCGCTGGCCATTGCCCCGGCCAGCCTGCGCGCCGGTGAAGTAATTCCGGTCAAGGGCAATGTTTCCAGCCAGTTTCTGACCGCCTTGCTGATGGCGTTGCCGCTGACCGGTGAAACCGTCACCATCGAAGTGGTCGGCGAGCTGATTTCCAAACCCTATATAGAGATAACGCTCAACCTGATGGCACGCTTCGGTGTGCGCGTTGAGCGCCAGGGCTGGCAGCGCTTCGTGATTCCGGGTGGCCAACACTATATTTCGCCGGGCGAAGTCCATGTCGAGGGCGACGCCTCCAGCGCCTCCTACTTCCTGGCGGCTGGCGCACTGGCTGGTGGTCCGGTACGGGTAGAGGGCGTGGGTAATAACAGCATCCAGGGTGATGTGAAATTTGCTGACACCCTGCACCAGATGGGGGTTGCCATCACCATGGGCGACAACTGGATCGAGGCGGCAGCCAGCGGCAAGCTCAAGGCTATCGACGTCGACCTGAATCACATCCCGGACGCCGCCATGACCATTGCCATCGCCGCACTGGCAGCGGATGGCACCACCACCCTGCGCAATATCGAAAGCTGGCGCGTCAAGGAAACCGACCGCCTGTCAGCCATGGCAACGGAGCTGCGCAAGGTCGGTGCAATCGTGGAAGAGGGGCAGGACTACATCCGCATCACCCCGCCGGCCAGCCTGACCGCCGATGCCGAGATCGACACTTACGACGATCACCGCATGGCCATGTGCTTTTCGCTGGTCTCGCTGCTGGGCGTTCCGGTCATCATCAATGACCCGAAATGCGTGGCCAAGACCTTCCCCGACTATTTCGATGTATTGGCTACCCTGACCGCCTGA
- a CDS encoding nucleoside triphosphate pyrophosphohydrolase family protein, whose amino-acid sequence MTNPYHLRRDFMQRFDLPAPSQPGLYPDTLPMWENMLQEEMAEFLHALQEFKQLENCDPAEKVRRMAELTAEGVDVLNVLTGLLLSQGMPLEAMTDAIHQANLRKQIEGKVVRRADGKVLKPAGWQPADKCGVIRAALHNDNSTAQD is encoded by the coding sequence ATGACAAATCCCTATCACTTGCGTCGCGATTTCATGCAGCGCTTTGACCTGCCCGCTCCCAGCCAGCCCGGCCTGTACCCGGACACCCTGCCGATGTGGGAAAACATGCTGCAGGAAGAGATGGCCGAATTCCTGCATGCGCTACAAGAATTCAAGCAACTGGAAAACTGCGACCCCGCCGAAAAAGTGCGCCGCATGGCCGAGCTGACTGCCGAGGGCGTGGATGTACTGAATGTGCTGACTGGCCTGCTGCTATCACAGGGAATGCCGCTGGAGGCCATGACTGATGCCATTCATCAGGCCAATCTGCGCAAGCAGATAGAGGGCAAGGTGGTGCGGCGTGCCGATGGCAAGGTGCTGAAACCGGCAGGCTGGCAGCCGGCCGACAAATGTGGCGTGATTCGCGCTGCCTTGCACAATGACAACAGCACGGCGCAAGATTAA
- the cmk gene encoding (d)CMP kinase: MSVPVITIDGPSASGKGTVAAIVAQRLGFHYLDSGSLYRLLALHARKQDVAWDAEQPLAELATTLPAAFEQGRVWLDGNDVSEDIRAEEIGIGASKVAALPAVRAALLQRQRDFAVIPGLVTDGRDMGSVVFPQAATKIFLTASADERAARRHKQLIGKGESANLPRILQDIIDRDTRDAARAVAPLRQEPDAFLLDTTELTIDQAVETVLRCFGQSQASGI, encoded by the coding sequence ATGTCAGTTCCCGTTATCACCATCGACGGCCCTTCCGCTTCCGGCAAGGGTACTGTCGCCGCCATCGTTGCCCAGCGCCTGGGCTTTCATTATCTGGACTCCGGCTCGCTCTATCGCCTGCTTGCCCTGCATGCGCGCAAGCAGGATGTGGCATGGGATGCCGAGCAGCCTCTGGCCGAGCTGGCCACTACCTTGCCGGCGGCTTTCGAGCAAGGGCGAGTGTGGCTGGATGGCAACGATGTCAGCGAAGACATCCGGGCAGAAGAAATCGGTATTGGCGCATCGAAAGTGGCGGCCCTGCCAGCGGTACGCGCCGCGCTATTGCAGCGACAACGTGATTTTGCCGTGATTCCGGGCCTGGTGACCGATGGCCGCGACATGGGTTCGGTGGTGTTTCCGCAGGCTGCGACAAAGATTTTTTTGACTGCCAGTGCCGATGAGCGTGCAGCGCGCCGCCATAAGCAGTTGATCGGCAAGGGGGAATCTGCTAACCTCCCACGGATTCTGCAGGACATTATCGATCGGGACACGCGCGATGCGGCCCGGGCGGTAGCGCCGCTGCGCCAAGAGCCGGACGCCTTTCTGCTCGACACCACGGAGCTCACCATCGACCAGGCGGTCGAAACGGTACTTCGTTGCTTCGGGCAGTCCCAGGCCTCCGGCATATGA